Proteins encoded within one genomic window of Humulus lupulus chromosome 1, drHumLupu1.1, whole genome shotgun sequence:
- the LOC133803402 gene encoding protein MOR1-like isoform X1, translated as MQTFQNKRLAYAVKESTLDSLITELLLWLLDERVPHMDDGSQLLKALNVLMLKILDNAYRTSSFVVLINLLRPLDPSRWPSPASNETFAVRNQKFSDLVVKCLIKLTKEGNVANQREHLILLLANIHIQKANKQSVLKFLVDPTPFSRILQAKDTK; from the exons ATGCAG ACATTTCAAAACAAGAGACTGGCTTATGCTGTCAAGGAAAGCACTCTTGATAGTCTAATTACTGAGCTCCTTCTATGGCTGTTGGATGAGAGAGTTCCACATATGGATGATGGCAGCCAGCTTTTAAAAGCTTTGAATGTTCTGATGCTAAAGATTCTG GATAATGCATATCGAACTTCATCCTTTGTTGTTCTCATCAATCTCTTACGTCCATTAGATCCTTCAAGGTGGCCCTCACCTGCATCAAATGAGACATTTGCTGTCAGAAATCAGAAGTTCTCTGATCTGGTTGTTAAATGTTTGATAAAACTTACAAAG GAAGGCAATGTTGCCAACCAGAGGGAACATCTAATTCTTCTCCTTGCCAATATTCACATTCAGAAAGCTAATAAGCAGTCTGTCTTGAAG tttttggtGGATCCTACTCCATTTTCTAGGATCTTGCAGGCAAAGGACACCAAGTGA
- the LOC133803402 gene encoding protein MOR1-like isoform X2, producing the protein MQTFQNKRLAYAVKESTLDSLITELLLWLLDERVPHMDDGSQLLKALNVLMLKILDNAYRTSSFVVLINLLRPLDPSRWPSPASNETFAVRNQKFSDLVVKCLIKLTKEGNVANQREHLILLLANIHIQKANKQSVLKDLAGKGHQVN; encoded by the exons ATGCAG ACATTTCAAAACAAGAGACTGGCTTATGCTGTCAAGGAAAGCACTCTTGATAGTCTAATTACTGAGCTCCTTCTATGGCTGTTGGATGAGAGAGTTCCACATATGGATGATGGCAGCCAGCTTTTAAAAGCTTTGAATGTTCTGATGCTAAAGATTCTG GATAATGCATATCGAACTTCATCCTTTGTTGTTCTCATCAATCTCTTACGTCCATTAGATCCTTCAAGGTGGCCCTCACCTGCATCAAATGAGACATTTGCTGTCAGAAATCAGAAGTTCTCTGATCTGGTTGTTAAATGTTTGATAAAACTTACAAAG GAAGGCAATGTTGCCAACCAGAGGGAACATCTAATTCTTCTCCTTGCCAATATTCACATTCAGAAAGCTAATAAGCAGTCTGTCTTGAAG GATCTTGCAGGCAAAGGACACCAAGTGAATTAG